In the genome of Paenibacillus pabuli, one region contains:
- a CDS encoding acyltransferase family protein: MSQSLKSKRHMNGLDGLRAIAVLAVIGYHLNLGFLPGGLLGVGIFFVLSGYLITDILLTQWQEHGRISLGDFWVRRVRRLLPGMITMTAVVMIWLLCTDPSRLAGLRGDIVSGVLYISNWWYIFHNVSYFESFGPPSPFGHFWSLAVEEQFYIVWPLLLVAAIVLFKRKGWLVVFIVVAAELSAGAMAIMYNPDLDPSRVYYGTDTRAFALLAGAALAVVWPSRKLSSSLARINRLVLDVLGLVALAWLIYMMLNSSEYDPSLYRGGMVLQAIATTLLVAVLAHPSSFLARLIGAKPLRWIGERSYGLYLWHYPVIVLTSPTVDTGGAHPVRMVLQVAATVALASLSLKYIENPIRHNGFRDSWSRLWGRDRNAAGIRNVWWKRAGLLMSILLMSFTVSQMMITSAANSDSHSVSMSATLNGEHSVTEEKGQDVLPAAVSTSGTSGTNSHPAPQKNDKPADNAEYPPDKGEQQTTKPDNAPQSEAPTSGEVKGSTPGDSNHTVGRPKGSTGNPGNPEDNGNEQTEDPVNTSDSSKEEVETAPPAKDGKIHYTVIGDSVILDAKPFLEQTISGVHVDGHIGRQMWEAADVLDGLKRNNQLGSQVVLELGTNGSFNSKSLNSVLDYLKDEEHVYLVTVRVPRPWERTVNKALNEAASDYSNVSLIDWHTASEGHDEYFEKDGVHLTKEGSEAFAALVKDSMK, translated from the coding sequence TGAACGGACTGGATGGTTTGCGAGCCATCGCAGTGCTTGCAGTCATAGGGTATCATTTGAATTTAGGTTTTCTTCCGGGCGGTTTGCTCGGGGTAGGCATTTTCTTTGTTCTATCAGGATATTTGATTACAGACATTCTTTTGACACAATGGCAGGAGCATGGCCGGATATCGCTCGGTGATTTCTGGGTTCGAAGAGTAAGGCGCTTGTTACCTGGCATGATCACGATGACAGCAGTGGTGATGATTTGGCTTCTCTGCACAGATCCTTCTCGCCTCGCTGGGTTGCGTGGTGACATTGTTTCGGGAGTATTATACATAAGCAATTGGTGGTATATCTTTCATAACGTTTCCTATTTTGAAAGCTTCGGCCCTCCATCCCCCTTTGGACATTTCTGGTCACTCGCTGTGGAAGAACAGTTTTATATTGTATGGCCCCTTCTACTGGTCGCAGCAATCGTCTTGTTCAAAAGAAAGGGATGGTTGGTCGTCTTTATTGTTGTAGCAGCTGAATTGTCTGCTGGTGCAATGGCCATCATGTATAATCCGGATCTGGACCCGAGCCGTGTTTATTATGGAACAGACACAAGAGCATTTGCTCTGCTGGCTGGTGCTGCACTGGCCGTGGTATGGCCGAGTCGCAAACTATCGTCATCCCTTGCCCGCATCAATCGCCTTGTCCTGGACGTATTAGGCTTAGTTGCGCTGGCTTGGTTAATCTATATGATGCTGAATAGCAGTGAGTACGACCCTTCATTGTATCGAGGAGGCATGGTGCTTCAGGCCATTGCGACGACATTGCTCGTAGCTGTACTGGCTCATCCATCATCCTTCCTGGCACGGCTTATTGGCGCTAAGCCATTGCGCTGGATCGGGGAGCGATCCTATGGATTATATCTGTGGCATTATCCTGTCATTGTTCTGACGAGTCCAACGGTTGATACAGGTGGAGCACATCCTGTGCGAATGGTTTTGCAGGTTGCAGCAACGGTTGCATTGGCATCCTTGTCACTTAAGTATATTGAAAATCCAATTCGTCACAACGGATTTCGTGATTCCTGGTCCCGATTATGGGGAAGGGATCGCAATGCAGCAGGAATACGTAACGTATGGTGGAAGCGCGCTGGATTGCTGATGAGTATTCTGCTGATGTCATTTACCGTATCACAGATGATGATTACGTCCGCAGCGAATTCCGATTCGCACTCGGTATCGATGTCAGCTACGCTGAATGGAGAACACTCCGTAACAGAGGAAAAAGGGCAGGACGTCCTCCCAGCAGCAGTGAGCACTTCAGGCACTTCCGGGACCAACAGCCATCCTGCGCCACAGAAAAACGATAAACCAGCGGATAATGCTGAATATCCACCAGATAAAGGAGAACAGCAAACGACGAAGCCAGATAATGCTCCCCAATCTGAGGCACCTACCTCAGGTGAGGTGAAAGGATCAACTCCTGGTGATTCGAACCACACTGTGGGTAGACCCAAAGGCAGCACCGGCAATCCGGGAAATCCAGAAGACAACGGTAATGAACAAACGGAGGATCCAGTTAATACGTCAGATTCGTCCAAAGAGGAAGTGGAAACTGCTCCTCCAGCCAAAGATGGCAAAATTCATTATACGGTCATTGGAGATTCGGTTATTTTGGACGCGAAGCCTTTTCTTGAACAAACCATTTCGGGCGTGCATGTGGACGGTCATATCGGTCGTCAGATGTGGGAAGCTGCTGATGTACTGGATGGCTTGAAGAGAAATAACCAATTGGGCAGTCAGGTCGTGCTGGAACTTGGGACGAACGGTTCATTCAATTCCAAAAGTCTGAATTCCGTGCTGGATTATTTGAAAGATGAAGAACATGTATATCTGGTTACCGTGCGAGTTCCTCGCCCATGGGAACGAACGGTGAACAAAGCACTGAACGAAGCGGCTTCCGATTATAGCAATGTATCTCTTATTGACTGGCACACTGCAAGTGAAGGGCATGACGAATATTTCGAGAAAGATGGCGTACATCTGACGAAGGAAGGTTCGGAAGCTTTTGCAGCACTTGTGAAAGACAGTATGAAATAA
- a CDS encoding extracellular solute-binding protein, translating into MLKRWLSGMLAMTLFSIVLAGCGGGDSSEGSDSKDKVTVTIWHNWTGQDAKAVAMRKIIEDFRASHPDIEVVDEGLPTDGLKTRLRTVAAANEMPDLFVMWPDAMTKEFVKGDLLQPINAELDAKPEWKDNFIPNALDGYTIDGDIYSVPMNLAPTSFIYYNEALFKQYNVKVPETWADLEQAIATFNENKIIPIALGNKANWVAQSTIFSTLADRVTGTDWFLKAAAQEGASFTDPQFIQALDKMQELGNSKAFQDGFNSIDETQMMQLYFQGKAAMVINGGWALANLVNNAPEDILNNTHITILPAVDGGKGEARTTSGVVGTGLGVSKKLSGAQKDAAMELFYALAGPEGQKATLDSSTLVSYKIDLDKSKAHPLFVELYDLMQEVKITPVYDSKLGSATVEVINNGLQELLMGGKAEDIANKIQASQASTVGN; encoded by the coding sequence ATGTTGAAAAGATGGCTTTCGGGAATGTTGGCAATGACGTTGTTTTCCATCGTGTTGGCAGGTTGCGGCGGCGGGGACAGCTCAGAAGGCAGCGACAGTAAGGATAAAGTAACCGTCACTATTTGGCACAACTGGACGGGACAAGACGCCAAAGCGGTGGCGATGCGCAAAATCATTGAAGACTTCCGTGCCTCGCATCCGGATATAGAAGTAGTGGATGAAGGTCTGCCGACAGATGGCCTGAAAACAAGACTCCGGACGGTGGCAGCGGCCAACGAAATGCCGGATCTGTTCGTCATGTGGCCGGATGCAATGACCAAGGAGTTTGTGAAGGGAGATCTGTTGCAGCCGATCAATGCTGAGTTAGACGCGAAGCCGGAATGGAAAGACAACTTTATTCCGAATGCCCTGGATGGATATACGATCGATGGGGATATCTACTCGGTACCGATGAATCTCGCACCTACTTCTTTTATTTATTACAATGAAGCACTGTTTAAGCAGTATAACGTGAAAGTACCTGAAACATGGGCTGATCTGGAGCAGGCGATTGCTACATTTAATGAGAACAAAATCATACCGATCGCACTGGGGAACAAAGCCAATTGGGTGGCCCAATCCACAATTTTCAGTACACTGGCTGACCGGGTAACCGGCACAGACTGGTTCTTAAAGGCAGCAGCCCAGGAGGGAGCCAGCTTTACAGACCCACAGTTCATCCAGGCACTGGACAAAATGCAGGAACTCGGTAACAGCAAAGCATTTCAGGATGGTTTCAACAGCATTGACGAAACACAGATGATGCAGCTGTACTTCCAGGGAAAAGCAGCGATGGTGATAAACGGTGGATGGGCATTGGCCAACCTCGTCAACAACGCACCGGAAGATATTTTGAATAATACACATATTACAATTTTACCAGCAGTAGATGGAGGCAAGGGTGAGGCCAGAACAACATCTGGCGTTGTAGGGACTGGCTTGGGTGTAAGCAAAAAGTTAAGCGGTGCCCAGAAGGATGCAGCCATGGAGCTGTTCTACGCTTTGGCAGGTCCTGAAGGTCAGAAGGCAACCCTGGATAGCAGCACGCTGGTCAGCTATAAGATTGATCTGGATAAATCCAAAGCCCATCCGTTGTTTGTGGAGCTCTATGACTTAATGCAGGAGGTAAAGATTACGCCGGTGTATGATTCCAAGCTGGGTTCTGCAACCGTTGAGGTTATCAATAATGGATTGCAGGAGCTGTTGATGGGCGGTAAAGCCGAAGATATCGCAAATAAAATTCAGGCATCGCAAGCGAGTACAGTCGGAAATTAA
- a CDS encoding carbohydrate ABC transporter permease has protein sequence MNALRSRRFIMLGLAPAVVIYALFVFVPVVWSAYYGFFNWSGIGESKYIGLDNYVEIWHDSVFWRALKNNVIFVLASVFGQIPLALMLAVILHKSNPLQRFLRSAVFLPMVLSTVVIGMIWQYIYHPQIGILNFLLDALGLESWKLQWLSDDKIAIFSLVPPLLWSFVGLYLIIFISALQNIPGEIHDAAKIDGASGIRKLVSISLPMIWGTVQVAIILCISGSLKSFDLVYIMTKGGPAHATELLATYMYNSTFTTYRYGFGSAISTTIVLISLLLIGTSQWATSRKKKES, from the coding sequence TTGAACGCATTGCGCAGTCGACGTTTTATCATGCTGGGGCTCGCTCCGGCAGTTGTGATTTACGCTTTGTTTGTATTTGTACCGGTAGTATGGTCAGCGTACTATGGATTCTTTAACTGGTCGGGGATCGGTGAATCCAAATATATCGGACTGGATAACTATGTGGAAATATGGCATGATTCCGTATTTTGGCGGGCATTGAAAAACAACGTCATTTTTGTACTGGCCTCGGTATTTGGACAAATTCCGTTAGCGTTGATGCTGGCGGTCATATTGCATAAAAGCAACCCGTTACAGCGTTTTCTGCGTTCAGCCGTATTTCTGCCGATGGTATTGTCCACAGTAGTTATCGGTATGATCTGGCAATATATCTATCATCCACAAATTGGGATACTGAACTTCCTGTTGGATGCATTGGGTCTGGAAAGCTGGAAGCTGCAGTGGCTTTCGGATGACAAAATTGCGATTTTCTCCCTGGTGCCACCGCTGCTCTGGAGTTTTGTCGGTTTGTACCTGATTATTTTTATATCGGCGCTGCAAAATATTCCGGGAGAAATACATGATGCTGCCAAGATTGACGGTGCTTCCGGAATTCGCAAGCTGGTTTCCATTTCTTTGCCCATGATCTGGGGAACTGTTCAGGTGGCAATCATTCTATGTATCTCGGGCAGCCTGAAATCATTCGATCTGGTGTACATCATGACCAAAGGCGGCCCGGCACATGCAACAGAGCTGCTGGCAACGTATATGTATAATTCAACCTTCACAACGTATCGCTATGGTTTCGGGAGCGCGATCTCGACTACCATCGTGCTAATTTCCCTGCTGCTTATCGGAACAAGCCAGTGGGCCACAAGTCGTAAGAAAAAAGAGAGTTAG
- a CDS encoding carbohydrate ABC transporter permease, with protein MRTPGNTSGHPVRRFRSGIVWTLLTVYGILTLYPFYWLVISAFKTNEEFYSKPFGLPGKWNVENFSNAWESSKLGTAFGNSLIVSVGSLILTLFIAALASFILSRFQFRWKGLIMTFFVVGMLIPIHSTLVPLFILMKQMSLLNTYWALILPYTAFALPTAIFVLTAYLTSIPRDIEEAAFIDGTGLWGLFTRIMLPMSVPALSTVTILSFLHAWNDFSFALVFINKTGLKTLPLAIANFADGYQTDYGLTLAAMTLSVIPTIILYLVFQEQVMKGMTAGAVKG; from the coding sequence ATGCGAACACCAGGAAATACTTCAGGCCATCCGGTTCGCCGATTCCGTAGTGGAATTGTTTGGACGCTGTTGACGGTCTATGGTATTTTAACATTGTATCCGTTTTATTGGCTTGTGATCAGTGCATTCAAAACGAATGAAGAGTTCTATAGCAAGCCCTTCGGGCTGCCGGGAAAATGGAACGTGGAAAATTTCAGCAATGCCTGGGAAAGCTCCAAGCTGGGAACCGCGTTTGGCAATTCCCTGATTGTATCTGTAGGTTCGCTTATCCTAACGCTGTTTATTGCAGCGCTGGCCTCATTTATACTTTCACGTTTCCAGTTTCGCTGGAAAGGGCTAATTATGACCTTCTTCGTTGTAGGCATGCTGATTCCCATTCACAGCACACTGGTCCCGTTATTTATTTTGATGAAACAGATGTCCCTGCTTAATACGTATTGGGCATTGATATTGCCGTATACTGCATTTGCGCTGCCAACTGCAATATTTGTGCTGACAGCGTATTTGACAAGTATTCCACGTGATATTGAAGAGGCTGCTTTTATTGATGGAACAGGTCTATGGGGACTGTTTACCCGAATCATGCTTCCCATGTCCGTACCTGCCTTGTCAACGGTCACGATTCTGAGTTTCCTGCACGCGTGGAATGACTTTTCGTTCGCACTCGTGTTTATTAACAAAACAGGTTTGAAAACGTTACCGCTCGCGATTGCCAATTTTGCCGACGGATATCAGACCGATTACGGCCTGACTCTTGCTGCCATGACTTTGTCTGTAATTCCGACTATCATTCTATACCTGGTATTTCAAGAACAAGTCATGAAAGGCATGACGGCCGGAGCAGTCAAAGGGTAA
- a CDS encoding cache domain-containing sensor histidine kinase, translating to MGRWLTSSLQRKLSVVVTASMIVPLLALGLFAFLISSRITEQKTKLSGMDTLKQVEANLRYMLQDVETLSIFLIGERDIQQYLSSNEDDVQERVDILGRMTNLAASKKYIANIAIYPDRFDAVLSTATWYESSNVSYPPAPRGDAVKAWTGIYQVQNYAGIQNVITLVRPIRSIHDYRPIGWLAISLDEKAISKGWAALGLGMGEGRLELIGSTGEILSSMDQSRLGQSLQKIEPEVQALIQQGRSGTATYGRGNEKRTLLYYPEQLTGWTLTGTVPYDQYKSENGYILILTAAAVSLSAAISAGLVWFTVRRVTRPLRVLTRHLSRIDPDRPLPLFRSESDDEIGELGESYNLLGAHIERLKKEVIRGEARKKEADLRALQAQINPHFLYNTLSSIHWIALMSEEKRIAEMVEGLSDFLRISLNQGRDYCPVGQEIAHIRHYVRVQSIRFPDKFAVHYIVDPALEQRMMLKLLLQPLVENAMIHGIQPKAGMGTITIMIRQEQERMNVLVLDDGAGMGRDRLEQIRSSLVPSDEEEQHYSTHHCTESEPVKQGGYGLRNVNERLLLHYGAEAQLEVDSRVGGGTRISFSIPILEVSP from the coding sequence GTGGGACGCTGGCTAACATCTTCACTGCAACGGAAGCTTTCCGTTGTGGTTACAGCTTCCATGATTGTGCCGCTGCTGGCACTGGGGCTGTTCGCCTTTCTCATCTCTTCCCGCATCACAGAACAAAAAACAAAGCTTTCGGGCATGGACACACTGAAGCAGGTGGAAGCGAATTTGCGTTATATGCTGCAGGATGTCGAAACGCTATCCATTTTTCTGATTGGAGAAAGGGACATTCAGCAGTATTTAAGCAGCAATGAGGACGATGTGCAGGAGCGTGTAGATATTCTGGGCAGGATGACCAATCTCGCCGCTTCCAAAAAATATATTGCCAACATTGCCATCTATCCGGACCGTTTTGATGCGGTTCTGTCCACGGCTACATGGTATGAATCCTCCAATGTTTCGTATCCTCCTGCTCCGCGTGGGGATGCAGTTAAAGCATGGACGGGCATCTATCAGGTTCAGAATTATGCCGGTATCCAAAATGTAATCACCTTGGTTCGGCCCATTCGCAGTATTCATGATTATCGACCCATCGGATGGCTGGCGATCAGTCTCGATGAGAAGGCCATCTCGAAAGGCTGGGCGGCGCTGGGACTGGGTATGGGTGAAGGTCGACTGGAACTGATCGGCTCCACTGGAGAGATTTTGTCTTCCATGGACCAATCCCGTCTTGGACAGTCGTTGCAGAAGATCGAGCCTGAAGTGCAGGCACTGATCCAACAAGGAAGAAGCGGCACAGCTACGTATGGCAGAGGTAATGAGAAACGTACGTTGCTCTATTATCCGGAACAGCTGACCGGCTGGACGCTGACCGGAACGGTTCCTTATGATCAATATAAGTCCGAAAACGGTTATATTCTGATTCTCACTGCCGCTGCAGTGAGCTTGTCTGCTGCAATCAGCGCAGGACTTGTCTGGTTTACCGTGAGACGAGTGACAAGACCGCTCCGAGTTCTTACCAGGCATTTGTCTCGAATCGACCCGGATCGACCGCTGCCCTTATTCCGATCGGAAAGTGATGATGAAATTGGCGAGCTGGGGGAGAGTTATAATTTGCTCGGGGCACATATTGAGAGACTGAAAAAAGAGGTTATCCGTGGGGAAGCACGCAAAAAGGAGGCCGATCTCAGGGCGCTTCAGGCGCAGATCAATCCTCATTTTCTGTATAACACCCTTTCGTCGATTCACTGGATTGCCTTAATGTCTGAGGAAAAGCGGATCGCAGAGATGGTCGAGGGATTAAGTGATTTTTTGCGTATCAGCTTGAATCAGGGTAGGGATTATTGTCCTGTAGGGCAGGAGATTGCCCACATTCGCCATTATGTTCGTGTGCAGTCCATCCGTTTTCCCGACAAGTTCGCTGTACATTATATTGTTGATCCGGCACTTGAACAACGAATGATGCTGAAGCTGCTGCTCCAACCACTCGTCGAAAATGCCATGATTCATGGAATTCAGCCGAAAGCGGGTATGGGGACAATTACGATCATGATTCGGCAAGAACAGGAGCGAATGAATGTGCTGGTTCTGGATGACGGGGCTGGCATGGGGAGGGACAGACTGGAGCAAATCAGAAGCAGTCTTGTGCCATCGGATGAGGAAGAGCAACATTATTCAACCCACCATTGCACGGAAAGTGAGCCTGTGAAGCAAGGGGGTTACGGGCTCCGAAATGTGAACGAGAGACTACTGCTTCATTATGGAGCGGAGGCGCAGCTGGAAGTGGATAGCCGGGTTGGAGGAGGAACCCGAATTTCATTCTCCATTCCAATCTTGGAGGTATCGCCATGA
- a CDS encoding helix-turn-helix domain-containing protein → MRLLIVDDEVIIRTGLASVIAWHELGIELLTPAASAEEALTRMTEERPHILMTDIRMTGRSGLELAEEGLHMLPELEVIILSGYDDFSYAQQAIRQGVTDYLLKTSKPEEIIKTVLQAKHRITERWAEKSREGQLLRENKQQLFTAWIIDGNVESGSSPLFLQQGMHVPSDSSDVEQLNRQVLILKAAGWNRSSAALLNFAVQNMLEEVLPGAIAHIQKKRIICVVQLPPDEQEFKYTLGIALSRIEQLLKCTLRAAAGRSCMEAQLLHESYRTASIAYRYHGLIKDRIWNYEDVLHRIGGKTVLQHEEETILGTFLMDNDSIMLTTWTRELVDGLLMDPEATPESFDACLHAAVNAGQRWLIRTMRAIGRDDLERFEPWKPDPDAESGELRDMLFHYLYGLMHTYHSQMGQGRITHVQKAIAYMESALVQDISLQHVAGQVHLHPGHLSELFKKETGVTFGDYVTNMRIRRAMDMLVVSPAKVSEVAAISGYEDVKYFSRLFKKHTGKTPSEYREEAVVCKTAEH, encoded by the coding sequence ATGAGGTTACTGATTGTTGATGATGAAGTTATTATCCGCACAGGTCTCGCCAGTGTAATCGCATGGCATGAACTGGGGATTGAATTGCTAACCCCAGCAGCCTCGGCAGAAGAGGCGTTAACACGCATGACCGAGGAGAGGCCTCATATTCTGATGACTGATATTCGAATGACAGGAAGATCCGGGCTTGAACTGGCTGAGGAAGGGCTGCATATGCTGCCGGAACTCGAGGTCATTATTTTATCCGGATACGATGACTTCTCTTACGCTCAGCAAGCGATTCGTCAAGGTGTCACCGATTATCTGCTTAAGACGAGCAAGCCGGAAGAAATCATCAAGACGGTACTTCAGGCCAAACATCGAATTACTGAACGCTGGGCTGAGAAATCAAGAGAAGGACAGCTGCTACGAGAAAATAAACAGCAGCTGTTCACTGCCTGGATTATTGATGGAAACGTTGAATCCGGCTCCAGTCCTCTTTTTCTCCAGCAGGGAATGCATGTGCCATCGGATTCTTCCGACGTGGAGCAGCTGAACCGACAAGTTCTGATTTTGAAAGCAGCAGGCTGGAATCGTTCTTCTGCTGCATTATTGAACTTTGCCGTGCAGAATATGCTGGAGGAGGTTCTGCCAGGTGCAATTGCACACATTCAAAAAAAACGGATTATCTGTGTTGTGCAGCTGCCGCCGGACGAGCAGGAATTCAAATATACGTTGGGCATTGCGTTATCCCGGATAGAGCAACTATTGAAATGTACATTGCGTGCAGCAGCAGGCCGGTCCTGCATGGAAGCTCAACTTCTGCATGAGAGCTACCGAACGGCTTCCATCGCTTACCGTTACCATGGGTTAATTAAGGACAGGATATGGAATTATGAAGACGTATTGCACCGCATAGGAGGTAAAACGGTCCTTCAACATGAGGAAGAAACCATTCTTGGTACTTTTCTAATGGATAACGATTCAATTATGCTGACTACATGGACGCGAGAACTAGTGGATGGACTCCTGATGGATCCCGAAGCAACGCCAGAGTCTTTCGATGCCTGTCTGCATGCTGCGGTAAATGCCGGACAGCGCTGGTTGATTCGTACCATGCGAGCCATTGGAAGAGACGATCTGGAACGATTCGAACCTTGGAAGCCAGACCCGGATGCCGAATCTGGTGAACTCCGGGATATGCTGTTTCATTATTTATATGGGCTGATGCATACCTATCACAGTCAGATGGGGCAAGGGCGGATTACACATGTACAGAAGGCTATTGCTTATATGGAATCCGCGTTGGTACAGGATATTAGCCTGCAACATGTGGCAGGTCAGGTTCATCTGCATCCGGGCCATCTCAGTGAACTGTTTAAAAAGGAAACGGGTGTTACGTTTGGTGATTATGTAACCAATATGCGAATTAGGCGTGCGATGGACATGCTGGTCGTTTCTCCCGCGAAAGTAAGTGAAGTGGCCGCTATCAGCGGATATGAGGACGTTAAGTATTTTAGCAGGCTATTCAAAAAACATACGGGCAAGACTCCGAGCGAGTATCGTGAGGAGGCAGTGGTGTGCAAGACTGCTGAACATTAA